A section of the Oceanispirochaeta sp. genome encodes:
- a CDS encoding PaaI family thioesterase, with amino-acid sequence MKHTIKAKQNNSKNCLVCGMENNLGLKTRFYETENDEVIALFTPDEIHQSYPGITHGGISSAILDETIGRAIMARYDEQVWGVTLELNLRYKKAVPLGVELKAIGRITAERGPIFEGTGEILLPDGEVAVSCTGKYLKRKIHDIANDSFSDNEWFPVEDEPVLDEVDLP; translated from the coding sequence ATGAAACATACTATCAAAGCCAAACAAAATAATTCTAAAAACTGCCTTGTCTGCGGGATGGAGAACAATCTTGGTTTGAAAACAAGATTCTATGAAACGGAGAATGATGAAGTCATTGCTCTGTTTACCCCTGATGAGATTCACCAGAGCTATCCAGGCATAACCCATGGCGGGATCTCTTCGGCCATCCTGGACGAAACCATCGGCCGGGCCATCATGGCCCGTTATGATGAACAGGTATGGGGAGTCACTCTGGAATTGAATCTGCGTTATAAAAAAGCTGTTCCCCTGGGTGTTGAACTCAAGGCTATTGGCAGAATAACCGCGGAACGTGGCCCTATTTTTGAAGGAACCGGAGAGATTCTACTTCCCGACGGCGAGGTCGCCGTCAGCTGCACAGGTAAATACCTCAAGCGGAAGATCCATGATATCGCTAATGATTCTTTTTCTGACAATGAGTGGTTTCCCGTTGAAGACGAGCCGGTTCTGGACGAAGTAGATCTTCCCTGA